The window CATGATAATGACCCGTGTGTCCTCCGGCGCTTCGACGCCGGCCTTTTCGAGAATGTACTTCGCGCTCTTGCCGACAAATTCCGTCTTCGGAGATTTCCCTTCCTTTGTGACAAGTCCGACAAGACGTTCGATCACCGCGGGGTCCTTCACCTCGAAGGCGCCGTTTTTCTTCATATTGAAGATAAGGTAATCGGCCGCTGAATCGACGACGATGACCTCCTTCTCAGCGATGCATGGAAGGTTGTTGTCGAACGCGCAGCCGTCGACGATGTCCTTGGCCGCCTTTTCAATGTTCGCGCTCTCGTCGACGACCGCGGGAGGATTCCCCGCGCCCGCGCCGATCGCCTTCTTTCCGCTGGAGAGGACGGTCTTGACAATCGCCGGCCCGCCGGTGGCAACAAGCATCCTCACCTTCGGATGGGCCATCATAAGGTTAGTGTTCTCGATCGAAGGCTCGGAAATGGTGACGATAAGGTTCGCCGGCGCGCCAGCCGCGGCGAGTGCCCTGTTCAGTTCGCTTACTAGCCAGAGCGAGACCTTTTTCGCCCTTGGATGGGGGCTGAAAACGACCGTATTACCGGCGGCGAGCATCCCTATTGAATTGCATATGATCGTCTCCGTGGGGTTGGTCGTCGGGGTGATCGCGCCGATGACGCCAAAGGGCGAATACTCAACGATCGTCAGACCGTCGTCACCCGTCAGGGCTTCAGTCGTAAGATCCTCGATGCCGGGCGATTTCGTCGCCGCTAAGCGGTTCTTGACGAGCTTGTGCTCATAATTTCCCATGCCAGTCTCCTCTATCGTGGAGCGCGACATAAATTTCAGGTTCTCTTCGTTAAGCACGGTTTCGCGGACGGCCTCGACGAAGCGGGCCCTGTCGGCCATTGAGCAGTCGAGGTATCTGCGCTGCGCCGCCGCGGCCGCCTCGATGGCGTCGTTCATGTCGGCGAATATTCCGCAGTTGTCGGCGGCGTTATTCTCGCTTTCGTCGATCTTCCGCATGACTCCCTTTACTATACCCTCAATAAGAGCGGCGTCTATGTTCATTGGTCAATACCCCCAATTCTGTAGTTCATCGCGCACAGCGCTATCTCCATATCTTCTTCAACCGTGCCGCCGGAAACGCCGATGGCCCCGACGACGCGGCCGTCGTATTTATAAGGAAACCCTCCGCCGAAGATGACTATTCTGTTTTTATTCGTGTTCTGCACCCCGTAGAGGAACTTCCCGGGCTGCGATACCTCGCCGAGCTCATGGGTAGCCATTTTCAGGGAGGCCGCCGTGTAGGCCTTGTTGAGCGCGATATCGATGCTGGCGAGCAGGGAGTCTTCCATTCTGTGCAGCAACACCGGATGGCCGCCCATATCCACCGCGGCGAATACGATGGGTACCCCCATCTCCTTCGCCCTTTTTTCCGCCGCCGCGGCCATACGCTTCATATTTTCCAGAGTGAAGGGCGCGTCGGTATTATTCACCGCCGTCCGCAGCTCTTCTTTTACCATTTTTTCCACCTTCGCGCGGAGCTCGCACTCCGCCGCGACGGTCTCTTCATAGCGCGCAAGCGCGTAGACGGCGTCCGAAAGGCGGTTTACGTAACGTATGATCTCTTCGCGGAAGAATCTCTTTCCCGGCTGCAGCGCTTCATTGCACCTCGTCATCGCGCGCTCGGCGCGTCTGACGATGGTGCGGGCCACATGGAGCGCCGCCGAGGCGGGGTTCACTCCCGGGATAACGAAAGAGCGCTGTACGCCGGCAACTTCCGTGCACCTGTCGACAACATTCTCGAGAAACTTGATGTCGGCCTCGCCGATCAGGTCTCTGAGTTTTTCCAAACCCTTCTCATCGCTCGCGAGCTCCGCTCCAAGCGCAAAGAGGCGTCCCTGTATCGCGTGTACGGTCTCTCTCACGTAATCAAGTTTGCTCTGGGAATAGGCCAGCCCCAGCATCGAACCGGCCTCGTCGATCGTCCCGTAGCATTCCACCCGGCCGTCCGCTTTGCTGACGCGGCTGCCGCCGACGAGGCTCGTCGTTCCCTTATCGCCCGTCTTAGTGTAAAGGTTCGCCATCTTTAGCCCACCTCTACAGTGTCGACGATACCGACGATGGCCTTATCCACGGGAGCGTTTTCGCTGAACACGCGCCGCGCGGAGCTGCCCTCGAGGACCAGCACAAGTTCGCCCGTACCGGCCCCGACCGAGTCCACCGCCACCTCGCATTTGCCTTCGCATTCGAGATATTCGTTGACCCTTTCAACTATCAGCAGCTTCATTCCGATCAGAGCCGCGTTTTTGCTGGTGGAAACGACCGTTCCGATAACTCTTGCCAGATACATGGCTACACCTCTTTTTCTATCCTGACGCCGCGCTGGAAGGCCGCGTCGTAGGCAAGCTGCGTCACAAGCGCATTTTTTGAGACCCTCAGCAGCGAACCAGCGGGAAGCGAGACGACCTCTCTTCTGCCGATCACCCTTTTTACGCTGAAAAAGTCTTCCACACTCGCCCGCGGAGCCGCCTCTGGAGCCTGCGGTTCGATGAGCTTGATCGTCTTGAAGGCCAGCGTATCGCAGCCGCAGAGCGCCGCGCCAAAATCCCTCAGTGTTTCGAGGTTGGCCGAGAGCTTAGCCTTAAGGGCCGGCGTCATGTTATAGCCCTTCGCGGCCCGCTCGGCGTTTTCCGGACAGCAGCCGTCCCTGGCGATGACGACGTTTTTGCCGCGCATCATGGAATTCGATATTATCCGCGCGGCCGGCGTGTCGGCAATACAGGCGGCGATCTTCGCCGCCGTGTTCACCGTCAGCGCAGGCACGATCACCGTGTAATAGAGCGCGGCCAGCAATTCGGGCGCGCAGTCCAGCTGCTCCTCCTGGTAAAACGCGCCAGGGGCCAGAACTGTGCGCAGCGTATCCACATTAAGCAGCTTCGATGCGCTCTTTGAGAGAAAAAGGTCAAAGGTGAAACCCGCCTGCTGAAGCTGCTGCAGGCTGACGAGCGCGGGGACGAACCCGATCAGCGAGCCGGTGTAAACGACGAGCGCCTTCTTCTGGACGCTTATCAGCTTTTTCACGACCCGGCGCACCACCTCGGCGACCAGAGCCTCTTCGGCGTTTTCAAGCAGTTTTTCTTCTCTCACAGTATCACCCGCCTTTATGCGTTCATCGCTATCCCGAGCGGCGTCACCAGCAGCGGGGCCGCCGGTTTCACCGTGGGGATGCCGATCCGTTTTTCAAAAATTCCTTCAAATTCCTTAAAACAGCAGGCTCCGCCGACGACATAGATCGTCTCCACCTGATGTCCCCTTATGGCTCCCGCCACGATCGAGGCCATCTTTTCGACGACGGGCTTGATGACCGGAAATACGCTGGACTCCTGGGCGGGGTCCTTCTTGAGGCATTCGGCCTCTTCGGTCGTCGTCCGGTGGAAGCCTGCGAGCACCAGCGTCATGTGCGTTCCGCCGGTCGGTTCGTCGGCGGTTAGCACGACCTCGCCATTCCGGATGACGCTGATGCCCGTCGTGCCTCCGCCGACGTCCACCACCGCGCCCTCTTTTATTCCCAGCACGGTGGCGGCCGCCGTCGGTTCGTCGATTATCGCCGTAAGCTCGAAATCAGCCGCCTCCACCACGTTGCCGATGGCCTTGGTGTTGCCCGGTGATATCCCGGGAGGGATTGCGCAGGCCGCTTTGGTCAGCCGGACTCCGAGCTTCTCCTCAAGTCTCGCCTTCATTGAGCGCACGATCCGGATGGCTCCCACGTAATCAACCACGATGCCGTCGCGTACTACGCATGACGGCGTGCTGACGCCGGCCACCGGACGGCCCGCGGAATCAGTGACGGATACGAGGATGTTCGCCGTGCCAAGGTCCACTCCGACCTTGAGCTCGCCCTTCCACGGATTTACCGCTTCCTCTTCCACAAGACGCGCAAATTCACGCAGCGTCTCATTGGGGATCGTGAGGTCCGCCGCCATCACTGCCGGGCCCGCCCTACTATCCTGACAAGGTCGCCGTTTTTAGCGCCGACGGCGTTTGCCTCGTCCGTGTCAATGTGCATCTCCAGCGCGTATTTGTCGCTGACGCGCAGCAGAACGTTGTGTAATACCGCCGAACGCTCCGGCGAACCCACCTCTACGTCCACGATCTCTTTGTCCTTAAAGCCGTAAAAGGCGGCCTCCTTATCAGACATATGGATATGTCTAAGGGCGGCGATGACGCTGCCATCTTTCATGACGGAGCCGCGCGGGCCGATTATCTCGATCCCCGGCGTACCGGCGATTTTACCCGATTCGCGTACCGGCGGTCTGAGCCCCAGCGTGAAACCGTCTGAAAGCGATATTTCGACCTGCGTCTCGGGGCGCAGAGGACCGAGCACGCGGACTTTGTCGATCTGCCCCTTCGGACCCCTGATGGTTACGGTCTCCTCCGAGGCATACTGCCCCGGCTGTCCGAGATCTTTTTTATGCGTCAGCTCGCAGCCTTTGCCGAAGAGGGCGTCCATATCCCCACGGTCAAGATGTATGTGGCGGTTTGAGACGCCCAAGGGTATTCCCGGCCCCTTTGCAAGTTCCTCCAAAACCAGCCGCGTGACCAGTTTTATCAGATTTTCTCTGCTTTCTGCGTTCTCGGCTGCCATAACGGTATCTTCTTAAAGAGCCTTCGGAAGAATCTTCTCGACGTCCGCATGAGGACGCGGAATGACGTGCTGGGAGATAATCTCTCCGACCTTCTCCGCCGCGCAGGCGCCCGCGTCCACCGCCGCCTTGACAGCGCCCACGTCGCCGCGGACCATGACGGTCACGAGTCCCGAACCTATCTTTTCATATCCGATGAGCACGACGTTTGCCGATTTTGTCATCGCGTCGGCCGCCTCGATGGCGCCGACCAGTCCTTTTGTTTCGATCATTCCCAGTGCTTCACTCATTTGGAAAAACCTCCTGTTCGCTTTTACTGCTTTTTAGTATTGTTCTGCCTTCTGCCTTTCGGCTGCGCGGCCTTTTTCTCTTCGTTCGGCGTCTCGCCCGCGGAAGCTTCGGGCGCTGCCGGCGGCTCCTCGGCGGATTCCGCCTCGGGCTCTTCCGCCTGCGCCGGGATACCCGCGCCTACCGTATCGGCGTTGCGCACCATCGTCTCCAGATATGAGCTCGGACGCGCTATCACCCTTGTGCCGACCACCCTGCCTACCTTGGCCGCCGCGGCTTTGGCGGCGGAGACGGCGGCGTTTACCGCGCCGACATCTCCCTCGACCTTGACGGTCGCCATACCGCTGCCCCTCGCAAGTTCGTAACCGACAAGGGTCACGTTTGCGGACTTTACGGCGGCGTCGGCTGCCTCAACGGCGGCTACAAGCCCCACGGTCTCGATCAGCCCTAAACTCATCAGGTGTGCCATTACTTCACCACCTTATCTGCAATGCTTTCCGTAATTTTCAGCGGAAGCTTTTTCACAAGCCGTCCCGCGTTCGTTCCGATTACACGAATCTCTTCGCCGTCGGAAGCGGCAGCGGTCTTAAAGAGCGGCCTCTCCCTATCAAGTTTCGCATAGTGCAGAGCCACAGTTCCGACGTCTATGCCGATGCCGACCTCCATCTGCGATGCGCGCGCCGCGTTCCAGGCAAGGCCGCAGGCCTCATCTTCCGAAGAATCGGCGACCGCCTCGTAGGGTATCCCCTCCTCTTCAAGGCCAAAGCCTATCTGACGGAGCAGAGCGGCGCTGCGCGGCCCTTCGCGGAAGAATATCTTCACCGTGGGACGCTCCTGCTCGATGTACATCGCGCTACCCCTCCTGCGCCGCGGAGAGAACCAGCCCCGTGGCGACAGCGTTGCGCGGTCCGCAGCAGCCGCGGATGTTTCCGCGCCCCGCGACTACCCGGTATTGAGAGAGCGCGTCGGTGACGAGCTGCGGCACCTCGAAGTCAAGCGCCGAGCCGCCAACAAGCACGACGAACTGGATGTCGCGCACGTTTCCGGTCGGACTGACCTTTTCCAGCGCGCGCAGGGCGTTAGTCACAAATACCTTCTCTTTAGCCTGGCGGCGAATGAGGCGGATCTTCTCTATCGACTGTTCACCCTCTAGCGGCAGCATTTCGCCGTTCTTGAGAATGACGACCTTCGCGAAGATGTGCGGCGGCAGCGATTCGTTGAAAAATTCGGCCGTGCCATTTTCATGGCGGATGTGGAAGAGGCTCTCGACCTTCGCAAGAGAATATTTCTTTACGTCCTCCGCCGTTTCGAAGCTGTCAAGCCCCATCTCGGACTGGATCAGAAGCGTTACCATGTTGCCGGCGCCCGCGAGGTGTATCGAATGTATCACGCCCTCTTTGCTGATTATCGAGGCGTCCGTCGAACCGGCCCCCATGTCGAGTATCGCCAGGGGCTTCGACGACCCGGGGGTGGTCAAAGCGCCGAGAATCGCCATATCGGCCTCAACGCCGCCGACCCTCACGGGTACGCCGATCTTCTCGGAGAACTCGCGGGCGATCGCCTCCATCTGCAGACGGTCGGCCTTGACCATCGCCGCGATGCCGACGGCGTTTTCCTGCGAAAATTCATTAGCAAGGCCGCCGCGCACCCTCTGCGGCGTAAAGGTATCGACGGCGAGGAGGTCCTGTATCTTGATCTCGCGAGTGTGCTGCCCGGTAAGGTTCGCCATTACGAGGCGCACCTTCTCAAGCATGCCGCCGGCGTTCGTTCCCGGCTCTCCGCGTACATCCTCCACCACGGGTATCGCGCGGACTCCATTCATGATCTTTTCGGCTCCGTCGTCCACGTCGACCTTGACGGTCTTGCCGCCGCCGGTGATCTCGATGAATCCGGCGGGGATACGGCGCTCTTTTACATCGCCCTCCGGCGTTTTGATGACCACCGCTGAGCGGTTGCCGATGAGGGCGCGGGCGATCGGGACGACCTGCCGCGTCTCGTCGGGAGTGAGGTCGAAGAGCGTCGCGATCCCATATGGGTTGGATAATACCTCTACGACGCCGCCGGTGGCCGCCACCTCCACCGCCGCGGGCATACCGAGGGGGACCTTGTCTATCAGCCCAACCTCGTCGACAATAGGCATCTTCGTCTCAAGGCGGTTGTTTATCAGCACTCCGTCGTCACGCTGCGCGATCGCGGCGCTGATCCTGCCTCCGCGGCGGCGGTAGTCGTTGAGCGCCTTCGCCGCGTATTCAAAATCGACCGACGCCGGGATGACCGCTATATAAGTATCCTCCGAGGCGCTCTTGGAAATGAGTTCCTCTATATTTACGGTGATCCCCTTCCCCACGCCGAGGCCTCCCGGCGTCGCGGGGTTGTGTCCGATCATCGTCGATTCCGTGATGATCGTTTCGGTGATCGTCTCCATCGCGACATCCCCTATGACAGGCGCCGCCTCGTTGAGGCGTACCTCTGTCAGATCCTCTATGGAAACACCGGCCTCTTCCAAAGCGCAGGTCAGAGAATGAAAGACGCCGTTGATGTTCTGGCGGGTACCCTTAATACCGGTCGTCGGCACTGTCGCGCCGCCGAGGAACTCTGCCTTTCCATCCGCTATCTTTGCTAACGCCGTCTCTGTCGTTGCGTTGCCGATGTCTATACCTGCGACTATTTTCATAGGGGGCTCCTTTCAGAAATACCTTTAATCCTTCTTGAGACGTCCTCTTGCCTCGTAGACCGCGGCGGCCTCTCTCACAAGTCCGCCGGATATCTTCGCGTTGTATTTCGTCTCAAGTTCCTCGGCGATAGCAAGCAGCTCCGCCTTCGTCGAACGGTAGGGACGGAGCGCGTTGTATATTTCGAGAAGCCGGTCGTCTCCGACTGCGATGAGTTCCGCGGCACGGCGCATGTTGTTCGCAAATGCCCCGCGGCCTACGGATTCGGCAACCTGGGCCTGCATCTCAAGGGTCTCGGGGGAGATGCGCATATCGTCCGAAGAGATGTTTCCGGCAAGCAGCCCGCCCTTCGTCATTTCGGTGAATTTCTTGCCTGTCGGGCTCTGAAGCTTATCCGCGGATTTCTCACTGAGCGGATAATTCGCGGCGGTCATTTTGCCTCCGAAGGAGACGGCAGCCGCAGGCTGCCCCTCGGCCTTCATGGCCTCCATGACCTTCTCAACTATCAGTTTCATCATAAGTTCCTGATCCATTACTCTGCCTCCTTACTTAAACGAAACAGCAACGCTCTGCGGCTTCTTGTTGTTATCGACGTGCTCCGTCTCCTTGATATGGAGAAGGGCGGCGATAGCCTGGTAGGCTGGGCGCGCCATCTGGTCGTTTCTTACGGGAACAGGAGTCGGCGCCTCGCCCTTCGCATACTTCGCGGCGTTTTTACCTATCTGGCGATAGGTCGCGAGGTCGATAAGCGGAGCCTGAGAGAAGAGCTCAAGGTTGCTGAGCGGAGGAAGGTTTTTCTGATGGATGACGGTAGTCCCCTTCGACTGGATGCCGATACCGATGCCGGAGCCGCTGTACTCGGCAGCGTCATGGGCGATGAAGGAGACGTCCGATGTGCGGTAGACTTTGATCACACGCCACTTCATCCCCTCTTCCTCGATGCCAGCGAGTATCTCGCGCAGCACCTTGTCATGGGGGATGCCAAGGATAGTCTTCGTCTGGTAGACTCCGAACGCGGGAGCCAGACCGACGACAACTTCATCGGAGGCTAGCCCCTTCGGCGCTTCGCCCGTCTCGCGGAGCTCCAGTTTGCTTACCTCGTCGCTGATAACGGGCTTATTTTCAACAGCCGCCTTTTTCTCTTCCTGTGCCGTAACTTCGGCAATTACCTCTTCTATAAAGGAGCGCAGTACCTTTTCGTCAAAAGTCATCTCGTATCACCTCTTTTAGATATCTTCTGGCCTAATTGCCTGGCTGATATTTTTGATCTCGTCCCAGCGTTCCTCCGAGATCTGGTATCCGGTCATCGGGCCGTGGTAATCGTTAGGTTCATTGACTGCGCTTATGACGTGGAAGTTTTCGTCAAGAATCGCGGAGGTGTGGAGATAGTCGCCTGCGACACGCTGTTTGAGCATTCCGAACACGCCGTCGGCGACGTCCGGGAAGCCAGCCTTTTCAAGAGCCTTAACAAAGTCGATACCAGTGACCTTGCGCGCCATCATCTCTTCGATAGCCTTGAGGTCTTCGTTGACATTGCGGTCCGGCATGTCCTTGCTTCCGTTGGCGTATGTCGCGGCCTCGACCTCTTCGTCGGTGATCGCGGGGAGTCCGAGTTCGCGGAACACTCCCTGCAGGGCGCGGGCGGCCTTGTTGCGGATACGGATAACGTCGTCTTCCTTAACGGGCTGGAGTCCGCCGTCGATCCTCATGTCGCGCTGGATGATGTTCCAGTCGTCGAAGTCCTCGGCGTCCCAGTTCGAACCGGCGAACATATTGTCGTAGTTCGGCGTCGCGCTGTAGCCGGAGCAGACGAAGTCCGTGCCGGAGAAGAACTGCGGAACCGAGCGGGCGACGCGGCGGAGGTCCGAATGTGTGAAGGTCTGGTCGTTCGACGAGGTGCACTCGAGGTCGAGCAGCATCGCGATGAGGTTCTCCGCGGCTACCGCGCGGATGCCTCCCGGCACACCGGCGGGAACGCCGATGCAGGAAACGGAGCCATTCTGGGTCCCCTGCACGCCTGCGCCCTTGGTGATCGCGAGACAGCGTGCCTCAAGGTAAAGCATTGACTTGCCCTCGGCGTATCCCATCTGTACCTCTGATCCGGTACCCGAGGTGAAGCGCATCTTGAGCCCGCGCGAGGCGTAGCAGGAGGCCAGGAAGGCCTTCGAATAGGGGGTGTCGTCGCCGTCCATAAAGACGGGTTCCGTACCGTAGACGGAGATCGTCTCAGCGTACGTCGTAAAGCCGCGCATACCGAGCTGAAGCTCCGTGGCCTCTTCCAGCGCGCACTGGGTAAGTATCCCCTGGCGTCCGGTCTGGGCGCCGATGAGCAACGACATCGCGTTGAAGGGGGCGTATCTGGCGATACCGACCGTCGTCTCCATCTCGTCGAATCCGCGGATAGCCGCCTCAGCGGCGTCGGCTGCGATCTGTATCGGGTTGTCTTTGACATTCGTCACATGGCACTGGTTGCTCGGCATTTTGCGGGCGCGCATCTTCGTCATCGCCATCATGATCTCCACGATGGTCAGTTTGTTGACGACGTCGACGAGCTTCGCGGGCGTAATACAAAGGGTCATGTCGAGTATCTCTTTGCGGGAGACGTTTATATCTATCAGTTTTCTGGCTATTTCAAGCGAATCCATCGCCATCACGCGCTCGGCGCCGTCGAGCCGGATCGCGTGGTCGGCGATAAAGGTGTCGAGCATGTCGAACTCCGCTCTTGATTTTCCGTCCAGCTCCGTGACCACGCCGTTCTCTATCTTGATACTCGGCTTCGGGTCAAAGGGGCTGTTCATGGCGATCAATCCGACTTCCGGCCACTCCTGTACAAATCCGTCTTTATTTACAGGACGCGCCGCAAGGGCTTCAAAGCGTTTTGATTTCATAAGTCACCATCTCCTTCTTTAGATGATATAGGGCTGGGTAGTTGATTTGAGCTCCGTCGCGGGGTCCAGAGTGACCAGTACCTGCTTGCCTACTTCGCGGGCGGCGATGATCGCCTGCTTGACGGCGCCGGAATCGCCGCTGAAGGTGAGAATGACTTCGTTAGAGAAGCTCGTCCCGCCGTTTGCCGGTGAAGAGTATCCGATGACGTCTACCGTCGCAGCCTTGACGGCCGTATCGCCGAGAAGGACGCCGATCGCCGCGGGAGCACCGACGGTAATGCCGAAGGCCTTACCTATCGGAGCGCCGAAGGCCTTGTTGAGGGCGTAGCTCGCGCGCGCCGTATACTGGAACTCAAGGTGTCCGGCGTTGTTGCCGTAGACGTCGCCAAAGGTGCGGTCAAGCTCTCTGAGGGCAACCTCTACCGCTCTTCTCACATCAGAAACATCTTCGGCTCCGAAAATAATGAGGGAGCCGTGACCGGCCCCGCCCTCTGTATCGCGGGGGAGTTCAATCTTAAGTATTTCGCTGTTCGTAGCCTTAACCGCCTCGTCGGCCGCGAAGATATGCGGCCCGGCTCCGGTACGGCCGCCGAGGATGCCGATCGAACGAAACTTCTTGTCGATGCCCATCTTCTCGTGCATCTGGTGGTCCACGTTGGCGATCACTAGGCCGATCGTGTGGCCGATCGCCGTGCCTACAAATTCCGTGAGGCCGCATCCGGCTTCGCAGCAGCAGTCCTCAACCGCTTTGGCCGCGGTTTCCGGTTTGGCCGTCTCAATATTTCCGAGCTTTTTCGTAAGTTCGTCCATGATCTTGTTGACCAGTTCGTCTTTCATATTCTCGTTACCTCCGTTATCTTCTCTTAATTAATTGTGATGGAGCTGCAGCTATTCCTGCGCGGGAAGGATCTTTTCCACATCCGTGTGAGGGCGCGGAATGACATGCTGGGATACAATCTCTCCGACCTTCTCCGCCGCGCATGCGCCAGCGTCCACCGCGGCCTTCACCGCGCCCACGTCACCTCTGACCATCACCGTTACAAGGCCGGAGCCGATCTTTTCGTATCCGACCAGGGATACGTTCGCGGATTTCACCATCGCGTCCGCCGCTTCGATGGCGCCAACGAGCCCGCGGGTTTCAACCATACCAAGAGCTTCTTTCTGCATCTTTGTCCTCCTCATCGTATTGAAGATCTATTGAGTTTCATGCCTGTAATCCTCATTATTAGATATGGAGGTTTTTTATGCTCAGCGCTTTTTTATGCTTCTAGGGGATTTTTTTATGGAATTTTCAGAATAAATACGGGGGTCCATGCTATGTATTATCGCATGGACCCCCGTATTTAAAAATGTGTACCATAAATTTTTGACTGCCAGCTTAACAGGCTAAAGCGAAGATATATCAGAATGACAAAAATCTACCCGCCGCTCTTCTTATCGGCGATGAAACGCTGCCGGTACTCCGTCGGGGAGAGGCCGACCTTCTTTTTAAAGACCTTGCTGAAGTAGTTCGTCTCGTTGTACGAAAGCTCACAGGCGATGTTTATCACCGGCATATCCGTGTTCTGAAGCATATCTTTCGCGATCTCGATCCGCCTGTCGGTGACATAGACGATAAAATTAATCCCCATCGCCTTTTTGAAAACCTTACTGAAATAGCTGGGGCTCATGTTGATATGCTCAGCCGCAGAATTGAGGGTGATGCCGTTCTTGATGTTGAGCTCTATATAATTGAGCACTTTTTTGAGTTCGTCGCCGGTGTTGAGCTGGAACTTTTCCAGCTCAACAAAGATGAAATCTATCATCTCTTCGATGATCTCCGAGGATTCAAAGCGCCGGACCTGGATATTGTAATTCGTAAAGAAGCGCTCAAGACAGCTCTCCAGCTTCTTTTGCAGCTCCTCATTACCGTACCACCGCCCAATCTCCGAGACGCCGCGCGCAAAATTTATGATGCCGCTTCTGATGTTCTTCGCGCTATGGTCGGAATAGATGAGTCCAAGATATTCCTTGACGATATTTTTAGATTTTTTATAGTCGCATTCGTGAATGCAGTTTTCCAATAACTTGAGGTAGCGGACGAAGTCCTCCTCATCCGCTGCGGCAGCCTCTTTTTTCGCGGGAGCGCCCTTGCGGCTCTGCGCTATGACGTTCTCCACAAGAGATATAAGCTGCTCGCGGCGATAGGGCTTCAAAAGGTAGCCGTCGGCATTGAAGCGGGTCGCCATCCGCGCGATACGCTCCTCCCTCTTTACGGAGGTAAGTATCAGCGAAATGCTCCCGTTAACGTTGCGCGCGCTGTGGACCAGCACCTCGGCGAAATCGGAATAGATCGAATAATAAGGGATGTTGACGATCAGGAGGTCTATATCGCCCTTCTTGACGAGCTCAGAGGCCTCGGGACCCTCTGCCGCAGAAAGCAGCTCAACAGACGACGAAAACTTTTTTTCAAGTACGTCACGCATCATCCGTCTATCGATCGCGCTGCTGTCAACCACGAGAATCCTGTACATTTCAGCACCTCCGCCTCTGCGCCCGGTAACCTGCTCCTCCTTTTATTTTACCATGCCTCCGCTTGAAAGCGGCAGCCGCACATGGAGACTGCCGCCGACGTAATCGCCGTCGGTCTTTTGAAGAAATATGCCGTAAGTCTCGCCGAAAAGGCTTTTGATACGGCGGTTGAGCGTCGAAAGGACGACCTTTCCGCTCTCCGTCTCC is drawn from Cloacibacillus sp. and contains these coding sequences:
- a CDS encoding diol dehydratase reactivase subunit alpha; translation: MKIVAGIDIGNATTETALAKIADGKAEFLGGATVPTTGIKGTRQNINGVFHSLTCALEEAGVSIEDLTEVRLNEAAPVIGDVAMETITETIITESTMIGHNPATPGGLGVGKGITVNIEELISKSASEDTYIAVIPASVDFEYAAKALNDYRRRGGRISAAIAQRDDGVLINNRLETKMPIVDEVGLIDKVPLGMPAAVEVAATGGVVEVLSNPYGIATLFDLTPDETRQVVPIARALIGNRSAVVIKTPEGDVKERRIPAGFIEITGGGKTVKVDVDDGAEKIMNGVRAIPVVEDVRGEPGTNAGGMLEKVRLVMANLTGQHTREIKIQDLLAVDTFTPQRVRGGLANEFSQENAVGIAAMVKADRLQMEAIAREFSEKIGVPVRVGGVEADMAILGALTTPGSSKPLAILDMGAGSTDASIISKEGVIHSIHLAGAGNMVTLLIQSEMGLDSFETAEDVKKYSLAKVESLFHIRHENGTAEFFNESLPPHIFAKVVILKNGEMLPLEGEQSIEKIRLIRRQAKEKVFVTNALRALEKVSPTGNVRDIQFVVLVGGSALDFEVPQLVTDALSQYRVVAGRGNIRGCCGPRNAVATGLVLSAAQEG
- a CDS encoding diol dehydratase small subunit, with translation MDQELMMKLIVEKVMEAMKAEGQPAAAVSFGGKMTAANYPLSEKSADKLQSPTGKKFTEMTKGGLLAGNISSDDMRISPETLEMQAQVAESVGRGAFANNMRRAAELIAVGDDRLLEIYNALRPYRSTKAELLAIAEELETKYNAKISGGLVREAAAVYEARGRLKKD
- a CDS encoding propanediol/glycerol family dehydratase medium subunit; translation: MTFDEKVLRSFIEEVIAEVTAQEEKKAAVENKPVISDEVSKLELRETGEAPKGLASDEVVVGLAPAFGVYQTKTILGIPHDKVLREILAGIEEEGMKWRVIKVYRTSDVSFIAHDAAEYSGSGIGIGIQSKGTTVIHQKNLPPLSNLELFSQAPLIDLATYRQIGKNAAKYAKGEAPTPVPVRNDQMARPAYQAIAALLHIKETEHVDNNKKPQSVAVSFK
- a CDS encoding propanediol/glycerol family dehydratase large subunit, encoding MKSKRFEALAARPVNKDGFVQEWPEVGLIAMNSPFDPKPSIKIENGVVTELDGKSRAEFDMLDTFIADHAIRLDGAERVMAMDSLEIARKLIDINVSRKEILDMTLCITPAKLVDVVNKLTIVEIMMAMTKMRARKMPSNQCHVTNVKDNPIQIAADAAEAAIRGFDEMETTVGIARYAPFNAMSLLIGAQTGRQGILTQCALEEATELQLGMRGFTTYAETISVYGTEPVFMDGDDTPYSKAFLASCYASRGLKMRFTSGTGSEVQMGYAEGKSMLYLEARCLAITKGAGVQGTQNGSVSCIGVPAGVPGGIRAVAAENLIAMLLDLECTSSNDQTFTHSDLRRVARSVPQFFSGTDFVCSGYSATPNYDNMFAGSNWDAEDFDDWNIIQRDMRIDGGLQPVKEDDVIRIRNKAARALQGVFRELGLPAITDEEVEAATYANGSKDMPDRNVNEDLKAIEEMMARKVTGIDFVKALEKAGFPDVADGVFGMLKQRVAGDYLHTSAILDENFHVISAVNEPNDYHGPMTGYQISEERWDEIKNISQAIRPEDI
- the pduB gene encoding propanediol utilization microcompartment protein PduB; translation: MKDELVNKIMDELTKKLGNIETAKPETAAKAVEDCCCEAGCGLTEFVGTAIGHTIGLVIANVDHQMHEKMGIDKKFRSIGILGGRTGAGPHIFAADEAVKATNSEILKIELPRDTEGGAGHGSLIIFGAEDVSDVRRAVEVALRELDRTFGDVYGNNAGHLEFQYTARASYALNKAFGAPIGKAFGITVGAPAAIGVLLGDTAVKAATVDVIGYSSPANGGTSFSNEVILTFSGDSGAVKQAIIAAREVGKQVLVTLDPATELKSTTQPYII
- the pduA gene encoding propanediol utilization microcompartment protein PduA, translating into MQKEALGMVETRGLVGAIEAADAMVKSANVSLVGYEKIGSGLVTVMVRGDVGAVKAAVDAGACAAEKVGEIVSQHVIPRPHTDVEKILPAQE
- a CDS encoding response regulator transcription factor — translated: MYRILVVDSSAIDRRMMRDVLEKKFSSSVELLSAAEGPEASELVKKGDIDLLIVNIPYYSIYSDFAEVLVHSARNVNGSISLILTSVKREERIARMATRFNADGYLLKPYRREQLISLVENVIAQSRKGAPAKKEAAAADEEDFVRYLKLLENCIHECDYKKSKNIVKEYLGLIYSDHSAKNIRSGIINFARGVSEIGRWYGNEELQKKLESCLERFFTNYNIQVRRFESSEIIEEMIDFIFVELEKFQLNTGDELKKVLNYIELNIKNGITLNSAAEHINMSPSYFSKVFKKAMGINFIVYVTDRRIEIAKDMLQNTDMPVINIACELSYNETNYFSKVFKKKVGLSPTEYRQRFIADKKSGG